One genomic segment of Candidatus Fukatsuia endosymbiont of Tuberolachnus salignus includes these proteins:
- the prlC gene encoding oligopeptidase A, translated as MTNPLLTAFSLPPFSAIRPEHIVSAVQVALKECRQSVERVLAQQEPFTWDNLCQPLAESDDRLARIWSPISHLNAVQNSPQLRAAYEQSLPLLSEFSTWLGQHKGLYQAYLNLQAGSHFAKLNTAQRTAIENTLRDFKLSGIGLAAEQQKHYGEIVARLSELGSAYSNNVLDATMGWNKLITDVKQLHGLPESALAAAKAMAEAKQQEGWLLTLDMPSYLPVLTYADNAQLRQEVYYAYSTRASDQGPHAGQWDNSTIMEEILALRHQLAQLLGFVNYADKSLATKMAENPQKVLNFLNDLAKRARPQAERELAQLQAFAKQYYGIDELAAWDITYYSEKQKQHLFSINDEQLRPYFPVGSVLKGLFEVVRRIYGIEVKERHDVDTWHSEVRFFDLFDANGELSGSFYLDLYARENKRGGAWMDDCTSSLRLANGKHQKPVAYLTCNFNPAVGDQPALFTHDEVTTLFHEFGHGLHHMLTKIDIAGVSGISGVPWDAVELPSQFMENWCWESHALAFISGHYQTQEPLPEKMLDKLLAAKNYQAALFILRQLEFGLFDFRMHCEYDTAKGAQILPTLYEVKKRVAVVPSPIWSRFPHAFSHIFAGGYAAGYYSYLWAEVLSADAFSRFEEEGIFNATTGQSFLDNILSRGGSEDPMLLFKRFRGREPQLDAMLRHYGIQKEDVVPRV; from the coding sequence AACATATTGTGTCTGCAGTGCAAGTGGCACTAAAAGAATGTCGACAATCGGTAGAAAGAGTGCTCGCACAGCAAGAGCCCTTTACTTGGGATAACCTTTGTCAGCCGCTAGCTGAATCTGATGATCGACTCGCACGTATCTGGTCGCCAATTAGTCATCTAAATGCGGTACAAAACAGTCCGCAATTACGGGCAGCCTATGAACAAAGTCTGCCGTTGTTATCCGAATTTAGTACGTGGTTAGGACAGCACAAAGGGCTATATCAGGCCTATCTTAACTTGCAGGCAGGATCGCATTTTGCCAAGCTGAACACGGCTCAGCGCACTGCCATTGAAAATACACTGCGTGATTTCAAACTATCGGGGATTGGTTTAGCCGCAGAGCAACAGAAACACTACGGTGAAATCGTCGCTCGATTGTCTGAACTGGGTTCTGCCTATAGTAATAACGTGCTTGATGCCACCATGGGCTGGAACAAATTGATTACCGATGTTAAGCAATTACATGGCTTGCCAGAAAGCGCCCTGGCGGCAGCAAAAGCGATGGCTGAAGCTAAACAACAAGAAGGTTGGTTGTTAACACTCGATATGCCAAGTTATCTACCAGTGCTAACCTATGCGGATAACGCACAATTGCGGCAGGAAGTGTATTATGCCTACTCAACACGTGCATCCGATCAAGGGCCACACGCCGGCCAATGGGATAACAGCACTATCATGGAAGAAATACTGGCACTGCGTCACCAACTGGCACAGCTTCTGGGCTTCGTTAACTATGCGGATAAATCGCTGGCAACCAAAATGGCGGAAAATCCGCAAAAAGTACTGAATTTCTTAAATGATCTGGCAAAACGTGCCCGCCCACAGGCAGAACGAGAACTGGCTCAGCTACAAGCTTTTGCCAAACAGTATTATGGTATCGACGAACTGGCCGCCTGGGATATCACTTATTATTCCGAAAAACAAAAACAGCACTTATTTTCAATCAATGATGAACAATTACGGCCGTATTTTCCTGTAGGATCTGTGTTAAAGGGCCTCTTTGAAGTGGTAAGACGTATTTATGGCATTGAGGTCAAAGAGCGCCATGACGTTGATACCTGGCATTCAGAGGTACGTTTTTTCGATCTATTTGATGCTAATGGAGAGCTCTCTGGCAGCTTCTACCTTGATCTCTACGCACGTGAAAACAAACGTGGCGGTGCCTGGATGGATGACTGTACAAGCAGCCTACGCTTGGCTAACGGCAAACATCAAAAACCGGTGGCTTATCTGACCTGTAATTTTAACCCCGCGGTGGGTGATCAACCGGCGTTGTTTACACATGATGAAGTCACAACCCTGTTCCATGAATTTGGTCACGGCTTACATCATATGCTGACTAAAATTGATATTGCGGGTGTATCCGGTATCAGCGGTGTGCCTTGGGACGCGGTGGAACTACCTAGCCAGTTTATGGAAAACTGGTGTTGGGAATCGCACGCACTGGCATTTATCTCCGGTCATTATCAAACTCAGGAGCCATTGCCAGAAAAGATGCTAGATAAGTTACTGGCAGCGAAAAATTATCAGGCAGCGCTATTTATCTTGCGTCAACTGGAATTTGGTTTATTCGATTTCCGTATGCATTGTGAATATGATACTGCTAAGGGCGCACAAATTCTCCCAACACTGTATGAAGTAAAAAAACGGGTAGCCGTTGTCCCTTCACCTATCTGGAGTCGCTTCCCACATGCTTTCAGTCATATTTTTGCCGGAGGGTATGCAGCGGGTTATTACAGTTATTTATGGGCAGAAGTGTTATCAGCGGATGCTTTTTCTCGTTTTGAGGAAGAAGGTATTTTTAACGCGACAACCGGTCAATCTTTTCTCGATAACATCTTGTCTCGAGGAGGATCAGAAGACCCCATGCTCTTATTCAAACGTTTTCGTGGGAGAGAACCACAATTGGACGCCATGTTACGTCACTATGGTATTCAAAAAGAGGATGTCGTGCCTAGGGTCTAA